CGGCAAGAGTACGAGATGCTCTGCTGACTGTCTCAGTCGGAACGGTGTTCTTGTTTCAGTTGACGGTTTTTTTACTTCCAGGACACAGCGACAGGACGGTCTACTGTCcacctcttcttcaagaaccaCCCCTCAGCTCTGCTCGTCGCCGTGCTCGTCGCCGTCGAGTCAACCGAGCGTCTGATTGCGATGGTCGATGCGCGGCGTCTTGTCGTCGCGGACGGTGGGTGGGTGTTCCCACAGTTCCGCCTCCCAACTGCCACAGTTACCGTCTGTGCTCTTCGTTATCGGTGAGCGATGCCTCGCGGTGAGCTCTTCTTATATAAAGTAGTGGGCAGTCTGTGACAGATAGGGTGCTCCGTTTCACAGTAGTTGTGGTAGCAGTAGAAAGTTCCTTCTTTGTAATGCTCAGCAGGGTGTTCAGACGCAACATGACCAACCAATCGCTCGGCAAAGTGATCCCTAACAAGTACTTCTCGCAGAACAACGCGAAGGATGTCTGGTCGCTGACTAACGAGGCTGCCGCCGCGGCTGCCAAGAACAGCAAGAACAGCGGTCGCGAGATGATCAACATGGGCCAAGGGTTCTTCTCGTACTCGCCACCGCATTTCGCCATCAGTGACGTGCAACAGGCTCTGGAGATACCGCTTGCGAACCAGTACTCCCCCACTAGGGGTAGGCCAAACCTTATCAAGGCTCTGGCCGACCTGTACACGCCTCTGTACGGACAGCAGTTGTCCGCGGACAACATCACCGTGCACACGGGTGCCAACGAGGCGATCTTCTCCTGTCTCATGGGGCTGCTGAATAAGGGCGACGAGGTGATCGTGTTCGAACCGTTCTTCGACCAGTACATCTCCAATATCGAACTTGCAGGCGGGGTCGTCAGGTACGTCCCCATCAACCCGCCTCGGGAACTTGACGACAGGGTCACGCGTGGCACAGAGTGGGAGATCGACTGGGATATCCTCGAGAAGACGATCAACAGCAGGACCAAATgtgtcatcatcaacaccCCGCACAACCCGATCGGGAAGGTGTTCACTAGGGAGGAGTTGCTCAGATTGGGCAAGATCTGCGTGGACAACAACATCGTGATCATCTCAGATGAAGTTTACGAGCATCTGTACTTCTCGGACGAGTTCCCCAGAATCGCGACTCTGTCCCCAGAGATCGGACAACTGACCTTCGCGGTAGGGTCCGCGGGGAAGACGTTCGCGGCTACTGGTTGGAGGATCGGCTGGACTGTGTCGTTGAACAAAGAACTCCTCAATTACGTCGCAAAGGCACACACAAGGATCTGCTTCTCCTCGCCATCGCCGTTCCAGGAGGCTATCGCGCACGCACTGCCGGAAGCGCAGAAGATCGACTACTTCGAAACAATGAGACAGGAGTACATCCAGAagttcaaaatcttcaCCGCAGTGTTCGACGAATTGAATATGCCTTACACCGTCGCAGAGGGATCGTACTTCATCTGTGTCAACTTCTCAAAGGTCAAGATCCCAGAGGACTACGTGTTTCCGCAGGAATTGCAAGAGAAGGCAAAGGATTTCAGGATCTCGTACTGGCTCATGAACGAACTCGGGGTCGTCGCCATCCCCCCCACAGAGTTCTACATCAAAGAACACGAAAAGGCAGCAGAAAATCTGCTGAGATTCGCGGTCTGCAAGGACGACGAATTCTTGCACAAGGCTGTTGACCGTCTACgcttgttgaaggactACTTGTGAGAACATCTTCctctccttttctttttatagACATGACATAAACGCGTTGCAAGAAAGTGATTTAAGATAAATATTTAAACAAATTGAAGTTTTCAATAGATACAAACCCTAATTGTAGAAGGTACTAGTGAACCTGAGAGAGGACGCATCGACTACCAGGAATACTGGTACCTCGCATTCACACACAAGCTGGGTACAATATATACATAAAAGGGAAGGGCACAAATGGATCCCTACATGTATTTCTGGCTTTTTGGGCTCATAAACAACGTGCTGTACGTTGTCATATTATCCGCAGCAGTAGACCTCATAGGACCGTCGTCACCCAAATCGCTGGTGCTGTT
The genomic region above belongs to Huiozyma naganishii CBS 8797 chromosome 2, complete genome and contains:
- the BNA3 gene encoding kynurenine--oxoglutarate transaminase (similar to Saccharomyces cerevisiae BNA3 (YJL060W); ancestral locus Anc_1.321) gives rise to the protein MTNQSLGKVIPNKYFSQNNAKDVWSLTNEAAAAAAKNSKNSGREMINMGQGFFSYSPPHFAISDVQQALEIPLANQYSPTRGRPNLIKALADLYTPLYGQQLSADNITVHTGANEAIFSCLMGLLNKGDEVIVFEPFFDQYISNIELAGGVVRYVPINPPRELDDRVTRGTEWEIDWDILEKTINSRTKCVIINTPHNPIGKVFTREELLRLGKICVDNNIVIISDEVYEHLYFSDEFPRIATLSPEIGQLTFAVGSAGKTFAATGWRIGWTVSLNKELLNYVAKAHTRICFSSPSPFQEAIAHALPEAQKIDYFETMRQEYIQKFKIFTAVFDELNMPYTVAEGSYFICVNFSKVKIPEDYVFPQELQEKAKDFRISYWLMNELGVVAIPPTEFYIKEHEKAAENLLRFAVCKDDEFLHKAVDRLRLLKDYL